One segment of Onychomys torridus chromosome 3, mOncTor1.1, whole genome shotgun sequence DNA contains the following:
- the LOC118580337 gene encoding inositol 1,4,5-triphosphate receptor associated 2, translated as MASARKESKKSHNPVESVCRKIRAIRKREAILNPIRQIAKCKSSSPDSPQSKTKRAFGEMLGETTATHVPVLDSHFSGSERRHSLVSRPETMSSRTSPSSPQDSLDLVVLKSSESCPRQRPWSDQRPPSLESQSGWGCFPSKDLDGLKTESEGIQEDGAYSAHGEEFLAGVFHECNTKHTGTVGVNKIMTYLRQTTSQDSEDSVLEELGTMLDPENTNPCVDLDTFQGIVKEWIAHSMSRRDMSDLIACVADLLSNKQKLEEENRTCKLALEAMEEANRQLAEDCTSLHLQMKTAQQAVRRGSLLKEELEDLKVTMAVSEEQKTMAVAQNKQLETEIRTLILKIRALQEENTKNVMDINSLEKKIEEVSETKKECQMQQHMYEDMLLTKDASLQKKDLCIEELESTIMEYRSIIENLREDKNNLGQELQLLQHKVIVNGIQEHDKDMSSEGEKSLYHELTLAQAAETASYHPPVDHWIELKKN; from the exons ATGGCTTCAGCAAGGAAAGAATCCAAGAAGAGTCACAACCCAGTAGAGAGTGTTTGTCGAAAAATCAGAGCCATTCGGAAGAGAGAGGCCATTTTGAATCCGATTCGACAGATTGCTAAATGCAAGTCCAGCAGCCCTGACAGTCCACAGTCTAAAACCAAGAGAGCCTTTGGGGAGATGCTGGGGGAAACGACTGCTACTCATGTTCCTGTACTGGACTCGCACTTCTCAGGTTCTGAGAGAAGGCACAGTCTCGTTTCTCGCCCTGAAACCATGTCCTCAAGAACCTCGCCCAGCTCTcctcaggacagcctggacttGGTTGTTCTGAAGAGTTCTGAGAGCTGCCCACGGCAGAGACCATGGAGCGACCAGCGTCCTCCATCTTTGGAGTCTCAGTCTGGCTGGGGGTGCTTCCCCAGCAAGGATTTAGATG GGTTGAAAACAGAAAGTGAGGGTATCCAGGAAGATGGAGCCTACAGTGCTCATGGAGAAGAATTTCTGGCAGGTGTTTTTCATGAGTGCAACACTAAGCACACAG GCACAGTAGGAGTCAACAAAATAATGACTTACCTGAGACAAACCACCAGCCAAGACTCAGAAGACAGTGTCCTTGAAGAGCTAGGGACCATGCTTGATCCTGAAAATACAAACCCATGTGTGGACCTGGACACCTTCCAGGGCATCGTGAAGGAGTGGATAGCTCACTCTATGAGCAGGAG GGACATGTCTGACTTGATCGCGTGTGTTGCGGACCTGCTCTCCAACAAGCAAAAACTGGAAGAGGAGAACAGGACATGTAAACTGGCATTAGAAGCCATGGAAGAAGCCAACAGGCAGCTGGCAGAGGACTGCACCAGCCTACACCTTCAGATGAAAAC TGCCCAGCAAGCTGTCAGGAGAGGCAGTCTTTTGAAGGAAGAGCTGGAGGACCTGAAGGTTACCATGGCTGTGTCAGAAGAGCAGAAGACCATGGCTGTGGCCCAGAACAAGCAGTTA gagacaGAAATCAGGACTCTGATTCTTAAGATTCGGGCTCTCCAAGAAGAG AATACTAAGAATGTCATGGACATAAACTCTCTGGAAAAGAAGATTGAGGAAGTATCTGAAACCAAGAAAGAATGTCAA ATGCAGCAGCACATGTATGAGGACATGCTACTTACTAAAGATGCAAGCTTGCAAAAG AAGGATTTATGCATAGAAGAACTTGAGTCAACCATCATGGAATACAGAAGCATTATAGAG AATTTACGAGAAGATAAGAACAACCTGGGCCAGGAGTTACAGCTCTTGCAGCACAAAGTCATTGT gAACGGAATCCAGGAGCACGACAAGGACATGTCCTCTGAAGGGGAGAAGTCTCTATACCATGAGCTCACTCTTGCCCAGGCTGCAGAG ACTGCGTCCTACCACCCTCCAGTCGACCACTGGATTGAGCTCAAGAAAAACTAA